The following proteins are co-located in the Echinicola sp. 20G genome:
- the corA gene encoding magnesium/cobalt transporter CorA gives MKTPKISLPHNPFNFIKKQKQEIGMSPDALYFRGVRKSENTLLNIIDFDSESLEEKSIQNIAEAFPYSKKETVTWLNVDGLHDADLMKNISDGFELEQLILSTVMDTQARPTVQEFDDCILISIKMLQQDPDTNRISVENLSLILTESMLISFQEKKGDVFDPVRERIRKNRKRIRSSGTDYLAFALLDIVIDNYIYILGILGEKIEALEESLLIDPKKDVIEEINTYKRELNFIRKNIKPAREMILSLAKLDSELIDDDNEIHFRELQDNINQANDTSDSYREMLSDQLNIYHTTISSKLNDIMKFLTIFSVIFIPLTFIAGIYGTNFDVVPELHYEYSYYIMWGVMIIVAVGMLIYFKKKDWF, from the coding sequence ATGAAAACTCCCAAGATATCTTTACCACATAACCCTTTTAATTTTATTAAAAAGCAAAAACAGGAAATTGGGATGTCTCCTGATGCCCTATACTTTAGAGGAGTTCGAAAATCAGAAAACACCCTGCTCAACATCATTGACTTTGACAGCGAGTCATTAGAGGAAAAAAGTATCCAAAACATTGCGGAAGCTTTCCCTTATTCCAAAAAGGAAACAGTTACTTGGCTCAATGTAGATGGGCTTCACGATGCTGACCTGATGAAAAATATTTCAGATGGTTTTGAGTTGGAGCAACTGATACTTTCCACCGTCATGGATACACAGGCCCGACCTACAGTGCAAGAATTTGATGACTGTATTCTGATTTCAATTAAAATGCTGCAACAAGACCCTGACACCAACAGAATCTCTGTGGAAAACCTAAGCCTTATTCTGACCGAAAGTATGTTGATTTCATTCCAAGAGAAAAAAGGAGATGTCTTTGATCCAGTCAGGGAACGTATCCGAAAAAACAGAAAGCGAATTAGGAGTTCAGGCACAGACTACTTGGCTTTTGCACTTTTGGATATTGTTATTGATAATTACATCTATATTTTAGGGATTTTAGGGGAAAAAATAGAGGCCTTGGAAGAAAGCTTATTAATTGACCCCAAAAAGGATGTCATTGAAGAGATCAATACATACAAACGAGAACTGAATTTTATCAGGAAAAACATCAAGCCTGCCAGAGAGATGATTTTGTCTTTGGCCAAGCTGGATTCTGAGCTTATCGATGATGACAATGAAATCCACTTTCGGGAATTACAGGATAATATCAACCAAGCCAATGATACCTCAGACAGCTATAGAGAGATGTTATCTGATCAGTTGAATATTTACCATACTACCATCAGTTCAAAGCTGAATGATATTATGAAATTCCTGACCATTTTTTCAGTTATCTTCATCCCTCTCACTTTTATTGCCGGCATTTATGGCACTAACTTCGATGTAGTCCCTGAATTACATTATGAATACAGTTATTATATCATGTGGGGAGTTATGATTATAGTGGCTGTTGGAATGTTGATTTATTTCAAAAAGAAGGACTGGTTTTAA
- a CDS encoding PAS domain-containing sensor histidine kinase, whose amino-acid sequence MNYLHKELYNLLISDHHIFDFIRESALDGLWYWDVENPENEWMDSKFWTTLGYDPEQMPHKSSAWQGIIHQDDLKVALENFKKHCEDPNHPYDQIVRYKHKNGHTVWVRCRGMAIRDHNGKAIRLLGAHNEVSSLKKHEEILKRCNAAASIGYWEIDFITEKVLWSSLTKEILEVGRDFTPTINDTLAFFSEGKSKTSLLNAYQNAITNGKSYELELPISISKEKIKWVKIVGIPQVIANKCTQIYGTVQDIDLRKTNELKLREEREKLRISEESFRSNFEHAAIGMAILNEKGQWLKVNNKLCEIVGYTQEELRQLTFQDITFPADLDADLVLFQELMDGKRDHYQMEKRYFHKDGHIIYIILAVSIVRNNEGKILYVVSQIIDISELKEAKNKIQSLLKTSQEQNNRLKNFAHIVSHNLRSHSSNLGFMIDLLTHENEKLTEKEEYKLLKTASNNLAQTIQHLNEVAMIQTTLEENLQAISLSNSIKSAIENVAAIAGAAQVNIINEIKPDEVILGLPAYIDSIVLNLLTNGIKYRSENVDSYIKISSFHSSQFKVIVFEDNGKGIDLEQYGSQLFGMYKTFHRHPEARGIGLFITKSQIEALGGRIEVESEVNKGSKFKIYLKNEKVKKPMYHR is encoded by the coding sequence ATGAATTATTTGCATAAGGAACTTTATAATTTACTTATATCCGACCATCATATTTTTGATTTCATTCGAGAATCGGCACTGGACGGGTTGTGGTATTGGGACGTTGAAAACCCTGAAAACGAATGGATGGACAGTAAGTTTTGGACAACCTTGGGATACGATCCTGAACAAATGCCTCACAAATCATCTGCATGGCAAGGCATCATCCATCAAGATGACCTAAAAGTAGCGCTTGAAAACTTCAAAAAGCATTGCGAAGACCCCAATCATCCTTATGATCAAATTGTAAGATACAAGCATAAAAATGGCCATACAGTATGGGTCAGGTGCCGCGGTATGGCGATAAGGGATCATAATGGCAAAGCAATTAGATTATTAGGGGCACACAATGAAGTGTCCTCTCTTAAAAAACATGAAGAGATCCTCAAAAGGTGCAATGCTGCTGCTTCTATAGGTTATTGGGAAATAGATTTTATCACAGAAAAAGTTTTATGGAGTTCCTTGACCAAAGAGATTCTTGAGGTAGGGAGAGATTTTACTCCCACCATAAATGACACTCTTGCTTTTTTCTCAGAAGGAAAAAGCAAGACAAGCCTGCTTAATGCCTATCAAAATGCCATTACAAATGGGAAGTCCTATGAATTGGAATTGCCTATTTCCATTTCAAAAGAAAAAATCAAGTGGGTGAAAATTGTGGGAATACCTCAAGTCATAGCGAACAAGTGTACCCAAATTTATGGGACAGTCCAAGATATTGATTTGAGAAAAACCAATGAGCTCAAACTACGTGAAGAAAGAGAAAAGCTGAGGATCAGTGAGGAGTCATTCCGTTCCAATTTTGAACATGCCGCTATTGGCATGGCCATACTCAACGAAAAGGGCCAATGGCTAAAAGTGAATAATAAACTTTGTGAAATAGTAGGGTATACGCAAGAAGAGCTTAGACAATTGACCTTTCAGGACATCACTTTTCCTGCAGATTTGGATGCAGACCTGGTGCTTTTTCAGGAATTGATGGATGGAAAGAGGGACCATTATCAAATGGAAAAGAGGTATTTCCATAAGGATGGCCATATCATATACATCATTTTGGCAGTTTCCATTGTAAGGAATAACGAAGGAAAAATCCTATATGTGGTTTCCCAAATCATTGATATTTCTGAATTAAAAGAAGCAAAAAACAAAATCCAGTCTTTGCTAAAAACCAGCCAAGAACAAAATAACAGGCTCAAGAATTTTGCCCATATCGTTTCCCATAACCTAAGGTCTCACTCCAGCAATCTAGGTTTTATGATTGACCTACTGACTCATGAAAATGAGAAACTAACCGAAAAGGAAGAATATAAACTATTAAAAACAGCATCTAATAACTTGGCCCAAACCATTCAGCACTTAAATGAAGTGGCCATGATACAGACTACGCTTGAAGAAAACCTCCAAGCCATTTCATTATCTAATTCCATAAAGTCGGCGATTGAAAATGTAGCTGCAATCGCGGGTGCTGCACAAGTTAATATTATCAATGAAATAAAGCCTGACGAAGTAATCCTAGGCCTACCTGCCTATATTGACAGCATCGTTCTTAATCTGCTGACCAATGGGATCAAGTACCGATCTGAAAACGTAGACAGTTATATTAAAATATCCTCTTTCCATTCCTCGCAATTCAAAGTAATTGTATTCGAAGATAATGGAAAGGGAATTGATCTTGAACAATATGGTTCCCAACTATTTGGGATGTACAAAACATTTCACCGACATCCAGAAGCACGTGGTATTGGTTTATTCATTACCAAAAGTCAGATAGAAGCTTTAGGCGGACGGATAGAAGTTGAAAGTGAAGTAAATAAAGGCTCAAAATTCAAAATTTATTTAAAAAATGAAAAAGTCAAAAAGCCTATGTATCATCGATGA
- a CDS encoding sugar transferase has protein sequence MNGSILHLKESERNIGAMDCPRSVVIKENSGRSGMSTSFTKTNLVMKRVSDVMIVFLFMIFVGIWLFPIMAILIKLDSEGPVFFKQKRHGKNNKLFYCYKFRSMVVNKEADTKQATKNDVRVTKVGKFIRKTSIDELPQLINVLKGEMSIVGPRPHPVTLNEQFSDQIDGFMTRHLSKPGLTGLAQAKGYRGETAEFFQMYARYRMDIFYLKKWNPFFDYKIMWMTFIGILFHRENAY, from the coding sequence ATGAATGGTTCAATTTTACATCTCAAGGAAAGCGAGCGCAACATTGGAGCAATGGATTGTCCTCGCAGTGTAGTTATCAAGGAGAATTCTGGTCGCTCAGGAATGTCCACAAGTTTCACGAAGACTAACTTGGTCATGAAAAGAGTATCAGATGTTATGATTGTATTTCTTTTTATGATATTTGTGGGGATTTGGCTGTTCCCGATCATGGCTATCTTGATCAAACTGGATTCAGAAGGACCTGTGTTTTTTAAACAAAAGAGGCACGGTAAGAACAATAAGTTGTTCTACTGTTACAAGTTCAGGAGCATGGTGGTCAATAAGGAGGCCGACACCAAACAGGCCACTAAGAACGATGTTCGGGTAACCAAGGTGGGGAAATTTATTAGAAAAACAAGTATTGATGAGCTGCCACAGTTGATCAATGTGCTCAAAGGAGAAATGTCGATTGTAGGTCCCCGTCCTCATCCAGTAACATTAAATGAGCAGTTTTCTGATCAGATAGATGGGTTCATGACCAGACACCTTTCCAAGCCAGGTTTAACAGGATTAGCTCAAGCCAAGGGGTATAGAGGAGAAACGGCAGAGTTTTTCCAAATGTACGCCAGATATAGAATGGATATATTTTATTTAAAAAAATGGAATCCATTTTTTGATTATAAGATCATGTGGATGACGTTTATAGGGATACTATTTCACAGAGAAAATGCTTACTAA
- a CDS encoding capsule assembly Wzi family protein, with product MIFLKILRMIVNVFNHFEVWWNCKKGVFLLFILLISLSGRADLYGQNLPLDMPLYQDFLRRQQILDTALQDLSFNIRPFYLDKIAEGKYKPLLLPEYAYQPKKKKSITYRLMPLQLTHVFNSSFPYGWGKGAVIFGKGQEILLSAGFRMKAGPVSIQLYPQLHYAQNSAFEEYASDAPDSFFRRMERSANGIDLPIRYGDGPISEVLPGNSHIKVMFGSFAAGISTENIWWGPGKYNALLIGDNAQGFAHATIHSTKAVKTFLGSFEGQYFMGRLEGSGFGKFSDGAYSNIIEDIVEDDWRYLTGITISYAPKWLPGLSVGGSRTFQIYREDMGTGLRSWLPLFSPLPKDAEGVIENVYKREDQGLEVYLRWAVPKAHSEVYFEFMRNDHALNWRDVVLNPEHSRGYTIGASKYVPMGGETFLGFSFEMTQTQNSINNIIRWNGDPNRGRGIYDNYQVLHGLTNRGQVLGAGLGTSGNIQILEVSWVEGLSKVALQLERYARDQNFYHYANSNGEEVAPWIDFATGFKLEDRLGNLLFQTHFRYVRSVNYNFYAPNFNEKMGRYIGESASNFNSNIKVAYIF from the coding sequence ATGATCTTTTTAAAGATTTTGAGAATGATTGTAAATGTGTTCAATCACTTTGAGGTTTGGTGGAATTGTAAAAAGGGGGTATTTCTACTTTTTATACTCCTTATCAGTTTAAGCGGAAGGGCTGATTTGTATGGACAAAACCTACCTTTGGACATGCCTTTATACCAGGACTTCCTAAGAAGGCAACAGATTTTGGATACTGCCCTGCAGGATTTAAGTTTTAATATTAGGCCATTTTACTTGGATAAAATTGCAGAAGGGAAGTATAAACCCCTACTGTTACCGGAATACGCCTACCAACCAAAGAAAAAAAAGTCAATCACTTATCGTTTGATGCCATTGCAGTTGACTCACGTTTTTAATTCAAGCTTTCCATACGGTTGGGGGAAGGGAGCGGTGATATTTGGAAAGGGCCAGGAGATATTATTGAGTGCTGGATTTAGGATGAAAGCAGGTCCTGTCAGTATCCAGTTGTATCCTCAATTACATTATGCACAAAATTCAGCGTTTGAGGAGTATGCATCTGATGCACCGGATTCCTTTTTTAGACGAATGGAGCGGTCAGCTAATGGAATAGATTTACCTATACGCTATGGAGATGGTCCGATCAGCGAGGTTTTGCCAGGTAATTCCCATATAAAAGTAATGTTTGGAAGTTTTGCAGCAGGTATATCCACAGAGAATATTTGGTGGGGTCCTGGTAAGTACAATGCCTTGTTGATAGGGGACAACGCCCAAGGCTTTGCACATGCCACCATTCACAGTACCAAAGCGGTCAAAACATTTCTGGGGTCTTTTGAGGGGCAATATTTTATGGGGAGGTTAGAGGGGTCAGGTTTCGGTAAGTTCAGTGATGGAGCTTATTCCAATATCATAGAAGATATTGTCGAAGATGACTGGAGGTACCTGACTGGTATTACCATTTCATATGCCCCAAAATGGCTGCCAGGGCTTTCTGTAGGTGGAAGTCGTACCTTTCAAATTTACCGGGAAGATATGGGAACAGGCTTAAGGTCTTGGTTGCCTCTATTTTCTCCTTTACCAAAAGATGCAGAAGGGGTCATTGAAAATGTTTATAAAAGAGAAGATCAGGGACTGGAGGTGTATTTAAGATGGGCAGTTCCAAAAGCACACAGTGAAGTTTATTTTGAGTTTATGCGGAATGATCATGCCCTGAATTGGCGTGATGTAGTGCTTAATCCTGAACACTCCAGGGGGTATACCATTGGAGCAAGCAAGTATGTTCCTATGGGAGGAGAGACTTTTTTAGGTTTCAGTTTTGAGATGACCCAAACCCAAAATTCAATCAACAATATAATCAGATGGAACGGTGATCCTAACCGAGGTAGGGGGATCTATGATAACTATCAGGTATTGCATGGACTTACTAATCGCGGTCAGGTGTTGGGCGCAGGTTTGGGAACCAGTGGAAATATACAAATACTAGAGGTGAGTTGGGTAGAGGGATTAAGCAAGGTGGCCCTGCAGTTAGAGCGGTATGCCAGAGACCAAAACTTTTATCATTATGCTAATAGCAATGGAGAAGAAGTTGCTCCATGGATCGATTTTGCGACTGGGTTCAAGTTGGAAGACCGGTTGGGGAACTTGTTGTTTCAAACTCATTTCAGGTATGTAAGGAGTGTGAATTACAATTTTTACGCGCCCAATTTTAATGAAAAAATGGGCAGGTATATTGGAGAATCTGCCTCAAACTTCAATAGCAATATAAAAGTTGCCTACATATTTTAA
- a CDS encoding NAD(P)/FAD-dependent oxidoreductase, whose product MKNNNHYDVIIIGGSFAGLSAAMALGRSLRDVLIIDGNQPCNRQTPQSHNFITHDGTPPLQLLEKAKQQVFQYPTIHYQKGLAVAAKKNATDFAVSTESGDQYTSKKLLIATGVKDIMPDIKGFSDCWGISVLHCPYCHGYEYKHQPTAIMADGDLAFHFALMVQNLTQQLSLLTNGQSTLSAEQKRILRSRNITLIEQPINELIHQSGHIEKIGFENGESLEISALYAKIPFTQTSHLAEKLGCNINEHGYLQVNEKQLTSVPGIYAAGDNTSPERALSIAIAAGTRSGAAINMELVMESID is encoded by the coding sequence ATGAAGAATAATAACCATTACGACGTCATTATTATTGGCGGAAGCTTTGCCGGACTTTCTGCAGCCATGGCTTTAGGGAGGTCATTAAGAGATGTTTTGATCATCGATGGCAACCAACCATGCAATCGGCAGACACCACAATCCCATAATTTTATCACACATGACGGCACTCCTCCACTCCAACTTTTGGAAAAAGCCAAACAGCAAGTGTTCCAATACCCCACCATCCATTACCAAAAAGGCCTGGCAGTAGCTGCTAAAAAGAATGCGACCGATTTTGCTGTAAGTACAGAAAGTGGAGATCAATACACTTCTAAAAAACTCCTCATTGCTACTGGCGTGAAAGACATCATGCCGGACATTAAAGGCTTTTCTGACTGCTGGGGCATTTCAGTTTTGCATTGTCCATATTGTCATGGTTACGAATACAAGCACCAACCCACTGCAATCATGGCTGATGGTGATTTAGCTTTTCACTTTGCTTTGATGGTCCAAAACCTCACCCAGCAACTCAGCCTTCTCACCAATGGCCAGTCTACGTTGAGCGCTGAGCAAAAACGTATTTTAAGAAGCAGAAATATTACATTGATAGAGCAGCCCATTAATGAGCTCATCCACCAGTCAGGCCATATTGAAAAAATAGGATTTGAAAATGGCGAATCTTTGGAAATTTCTGCGCTATATGCCAAGATTCCCTTTACCCAAACAAGCCACTTAGCTGAAAAGCTAGGCTGTAACATCAATGAACACGGGTATCTCCAAGTCAATGAAAAACAACTGACCAGTGTGCCAGGGATCTATGCTGCTGGAGATAATACAAGTCCAGAAAGAGCTCTTTCTATTGCCATTGCCGCGGGAACCAGGTCTGGTGCTGCTATAAATATGGAATTGGTCATGGAAAGCATTGATTAG
- a CDS encoding type IA DNA topoisomerase: MKVCIAEKPSVAKEIAQVIGATSRKDGYFEGNGYQVTWTFGHFCTLFPPEDYESSWKRWDLYTLPMLPKKFETKIIQDSGVKKQFKIIEQLFKSADLVINCGDAGQEGELIQRWVLKQANYQGKVQRLWISSLTTEAIQAGFESLKPSEDFDNLYYAGSSRAIGDWLLGMNATRLYTLKYGGFKQVLSIGRVQTPTLAMLVNRHHEIENFTPQPYWELQTLYRETKFNSTEGKFFTKEDGEKLLAQVTGKDLFITEIEKKEGKEYAPKLFDLTSLQVYCNNKFSFTADTTLKIVQRLYEMKAVTYPRVDTTFLPNDMYPKVPGILKGLSNYAEFTTPLLNKKLRKSPKVFNDKKVTDHHAIIPTGEQKPLDNAQQKVYDIIVRRFLAVFYPDCKVAKTQVSAEVEKVSFQAKGKEILDEGWRVLFPKDNKKNNEEDNKEEEEEGILPSFEKGEHGPHEPSFTEKTTKPPKNYTEASLLRAMETAGKQVEDEELRDLMKANGIGRPSTRASIIETLFRRKYIERRKKLVVPTDMGIQLIGTIQNELLKSAELTGQWEKHLKEIEEGEFSAIQFIVEMKKMVAELVHEVRQETGKPRLAAPESQKPQKDIPKKDSPAAKKASKSLEEVTCPKCGQGKIIKGKSAYGCSQWKTGCKFRIGFTFMEKKLTDKQVQRLIEKKATTKLKGFKQAGEKIEGILKLNESNEVIFEQSIAAPSTTKSKIPACPKCKKGTLIKGKTAYGCSEWKAGCDFRFAFQEIKNRAKGKPLTKELVLEIING, translated from the coding sequence ATGAAAGTTTGTATTGCGGAGAAACCAAGTGTTGCAAAAGAAATAGCCCAGGTAATCGGTGCCACCAGTAGAAAAGATGGATATTTTGAGGGGAATGGTTATCAAGTGACCTGGACATTTGGACATTTTTGTACCCTTTTTCCTCCAGAAGACTATGAGTCCAGCTGGAAAAGATGGGACCTCTACACCCTTCCTATGCTGCCCAAGAAGTTTGAAACTAAAATCATTCAGGACAGCGGGGTCAAAAAGCAATTCAAAATCATAGAGCAACTCTTCAAATCGGCCGATCTGGTCATTAACTGTGGCGATGCTGGCCAAGAAGGAGAACTGATTCAACGCTGGGTACTCAAGCAAGCCAACTATCAAGGTAAAGTACAACGCTTATGGATTTCATCACTTACCACAGAAGCCATACAAGCTGGTTTTGAAAGCCTAAAACCTTCCGAAGATTTTGACAACTTGTATTATGCAGGTAGCTCAAGGGCCATTGGCGATTGGTTGCTGGGAATGAATGCCACGAGATTATATACACTTAAGTATGGAGGATTTAAGCAAGTCCTGTCTATCGGCAGGGTCCAGACCCCTACCCTGGCTATGTTGGTCAATCGCCACCATGAAATTGAAAATTTCACCCCCCAGCCTTATTGGGAACTGCAGACCCTTTATCGTGAAACCAAGTTCAACAGCACAGAGGGTAAATTTTTCACCAAAGAAGACGGGGAAAAGTTACTTGCGCAGGTTACTGGTAAAGACCTTTTTATCACTGAGATTGAAAAAAAGGAAGGTAAAGAATATGCACCCAAGCTCTTTGACCTAACCAGTTTGCAAGTTTATTGTAACAACAAGTTCAGTTTTACCGCCGACACCACTTTGAAAATCGTGCAGCGCCTTTATGAGATGAAGGCAGTCACTTATCCAAGGGTAGACACCACCTTTCTACCCAATGACATGTACCCCAAGGTTCCCGGTATACTTAAAGGGCTGAGCAATTATGCGGAATTTACTACACCATTATTAAATAAAAAGCTCAGAAAATCCCCTAAGGTATTTAATGACAAAAAAGTAACCGACCACCATGCCATCATTCCAACTGGAGAGCAAAAGCCATTGGACAATGCCCAGCAAAAAGTATATGACATCATTGTAAGGCGATTTTTGGCCGTTTTTTATCCTGACTGTAAAGTGGCCAAAACACAGGTAAGTGCAGAAGTGGAAAAAGTGAGCTTTCAAGCAAAAGGTAAAGAAATCCTTGATGAAGGTTGGAGGGTATTGTTTCCAAAGGACAACAAAAAGAACAACGAAGAAGACAATAAGGAAGAAGAGGAAGAAGGTATTTTACCTTCTTTCGAGAAAGGAGAACATGGGCCTCATGAACCTTCATTCACTGAAAAGACCACCAAACCTCCAAAGAATTACACTGAAGCTTCACTGCTTCGTGCCATGGAAACTGCAGGCAAGCAGGTTGAAGATGAAGAACTCCGAGACCTGATGAAAGCCAATGGTATTGGAAGGCCATCTACCAGGGCCAGCATCATTGAAACTTTATTTAGGAGAAAATATATCGAAAGAAGGAAAAAGCTGGTAGTTCCAACCGATATGGGCATCCAGCTGATTGGAACCATTCAAAATGAACTGCTGAAATCCGCTGAATTGACAGGTCAATGGGAGAAGCATTTGAAGGAAATCGAAGAAGGTGAATTCAGTGCTATCCAGTTTATCGTGGAAATGAAAAAGATGGTCGCTGAATTGGTGCATGAGGTGCGTCAGGAAACTGGAAAACCGAGACTTGCTGCCCCCGAGTCCCAAAAGCCTCAAAAAGATATACCAAAAAAAGACAGCCCCGCTGCTAAGAAAGCTAGCAAAAGCCTAGAGGAAGTAACCTGTCCTAAATGTGGCCAAGGAAAAATCATCAAAGGTAAATCAGCTTATGGCTGTAGTCAGTGGAAGACAGGATGTAAGTTTCGAATTGGATTTACCTTCATGGAAAAGAAATTAACTGACAAACAAGTGCAGCGCTTGATTGAAAAGAAAGCTACCACCAAGCTAAAAGGCTTTAAGCAAGCAGGAGAAAAAATCGAAGGAATTCTAAAACTAAATGAAAGCAATGAAGTTATTTTTGAACAAAGTATTGCTGCTCCTTCAACCACAAAAAGCAAGATCCCAGCATGTCCTAAGTGTAAAAAAGGCACTCTCATCAAGGGGAAAACAGCCTACGGGTGTAGCGAGTGGAAAGCCGGCTGTGATTTTAGGTTTGCTTTTCAGGAAATAAAAAACAGGGCCAAGGGTAAGCCTTTGACCAAGGAATTGGTACTGGAAATTATTAATGGATGA
- a CDS encoding AraC family transcriptional regulator, whose protein sequence is MSNVLITIIIQCLISVFLIYNGKNKNQRVVFLLLYLLVISFDFIHELFINQFWDAQLSSLEDLPSSFRFLKGPLLYAFITNKRSKKEILLHATPFFITFVLNISILVMLFFGMESLWINDTYSVLHQIYPYYWLGYILFCTWLLFFEYKEYKSDLIKYTRYLIGFLLFTVGTMLSVYMVFTEFSRSHKLLLNQIYSLFFLVQFALILVIYLKGLAKKSEKDKSSISINTNKEKYSSSTMSEEEMAQIVHAIQDGFDKDKLHLNEDLTINQLAAHVDFSRHQVTEAISIGLKTNFYDLLNSYKIKTFVSLFEKDPEQSITDVFYKSGFKSKATFYKYFKLHYNKSPREFKAELMKSEKSA, encoded by the coding sequence ATGTCAAATGTACTTATTACCATAATTATCCAATGCCTAATTTCTGTCTTTCTGATTTACAACGGTAAAAACAAAAATCAGAGGGTGGTTTTTCTGCTTTTGTATCTTTTGGTGATCTCCTTTGATTTTATTCATGAATTATTCATTAATCAATTTTGGGATGCCCAGTTGTCTTCTTTGGAGGATTTACCCAGTAGTTTTCGGTTTTTAAAAGGGCCCTTGCTTTATGCTTTTATCACCAACAAGAGATCAAAAAAAGAGATCTTGCTTCATGCAACTCCGTTTTTTATCACTTTTGTGCTTAATATATCCATTCTGGTGATGCTATTTTTTGGGATGGAAAGTCTGTGGATCAATGATACCTATAGTGTTTTGCATCAAATCTATCCTTATTATTGGCTGGGTTATATTCTATTCTGTACATGGCTTTTGTTTTTTGAATATAAAGAGTATAAGAGTGATTTGATAAAATACACGAGGTATTTAATAGGCTTTTTGCTTTTTACAGTGGGAACCATGTTGTCGGTTTATATGGTCTTTACGGAGTTTTCGAGAAGTCACAAATTATTGCTTAACCAAATCTATTCTTTATTTTTTTTAGTTCAATTTGCCTTGATCTTGGTGATATATTTGAAAGGATTGGCTAAAAAGAGTGAGAAAGACAAATCTTCTATTTCCATTAATACAAATAAGGAAAAATACAGTTCTTCCACCATGTCGGAAGAGGAGATGGCTCAAATTGTCCATGCTATACAAGATGGCTTTGACAAGGACAAATTGCACCTCAATGAGGATTTGACCATCAATCAACTTGCGGCGCATGTAGATTTTTCAAGACATCAAGTAACGGAAGCCATTTCTATTGGCTTGAAAACAAATTTTTATGACCTATTAAACAGCTATAAAATCAAGACTTTTGTCAGTCTTTTTGAGAAGGATCCAGAGCAAAGTATTACAGATGTGTTTTACAAAAGTGGTTTTAAATCCAAGGCTACTTTTTATAAGTATTTTAAATTGCACTACAATAAAAGCCCAAGAGAGTTTAAAGCAGAGTTAATGAAAAGCGAGAAATCTGCTTAA
- a CDS encoding response regulator: MKKSKSLCIIDDDPIYTFGLKKIIEFGKFDVETIFYENGKEAYENLSQVISDGESLPDLILLDINMPIWNGWKFLDEFTKLLSEPSVVVYIISSSIDPKDKEKATQYQIINSFIVKPISIDKIREILQSN; the protein is encoded by the coding sequence ATGAAAAAGTCAAAAAGCCTATGTATCATCGATGATGATCCCATTTACACATTTGGACTCAAAAAAATCATCGAATTTGGAAAATTCGATGTTGAGACCATTTTTTATGAAAATGGCAAAGAAGCTTATGAAAACTTGTCCCAAGTCATTTCCGATGGTGAAAGCCTACCTGATTTGATCTTATTGGACATTAATATGCCCATTTGGAATGGATGGAAGTTTCTGGATGAATTCACCAAGCTTTTGTCTGAGCCATCAGTAGTGGTTTATATCATTTCAAGTTCCATAGACCCAAAAGACAAGGAGAAGGCAACCCAATACCAAATCATCAATAGCTTTATTGTTAAACCTATTTCAATTGACAAAATTCGAGAAATCCTCCAATCCAATTAG
- a CDS encoding YchJ family protein, with amino-acid sequence MSKCPCGSGNDLSNCCEPIIMNFSATTAEKLMRSRYTAYSLGNAEYIFQTTHPSVRNKIDLRDIKEWSTSNQWNKLEIISTQKGLENDLEGVVEFKAHYTDTLSKPHIHHEISSFSKKDGQWFYVNGSFPKPLPVPTLKASRNSPCPCGSGKKFKKCCG; translated from the coding sequence ATGAGTAAATGTCCCTGCGGATCGGGTAATGACCTATCGAACTGCTGTGAGCCTATCATTATGAACTTTTCTGCCACCACTGCTGAAAAGTTGATGAGATCACGCTATACAGCTTACAGTTTGGGAAATGCCGAATACATCTTCCAAACCACACATCCGTCCGTAAGAAATAAAATTGACCTTCGCGATATTAAAGAATGGTCTACCTCCAACCAATGGAACAAGCTGGAGATTATCTCTACCCAAAAGGGATTGGAAAATGATCTTGAAGGAGTGGTAGAATTCAAAGCCCACTACACTGACACGTTATCAAAACCACATATCCACCATGAAATATCCTCCTTTTCCAAAAAGGACGGACAATGGTTTTACGTCAACGGGAGTTTTCCTAAGCCACTGCCAGTACCAACCTTGAAAGCTTCCAGGAATTCACCTTGTCCATGTGGAAGTGGTAAGAAGTTTAAAAAATGTTGTGGTTAA